One Paenibacillus crassostreae DNA segment encodes these proteins:
- a CDS encoding bacterial Ig-like domain-containing protein, translating to MRTRKKLLACLMSFILILPTISIPVLASDSDPPAGMINITSDWQGSVFGDVGGQDKITAENFNIWETGNDTVTLKSANNRGKISDGTDGIAYYYKDVPMDVDYELTATATVDAWTANNQVSFGIMLRNEVSINVSDAVYGQGDYVAVGALGQTMKGFTRLNTSQKKVDFNNPIDLPAPAVGQVYDLSIKKSGNNYILKVGDEIVVEENFMSSIHYAGLFTARNTTVTFSNVNLSIEEPAVVKDWEFSAFGGNTSAVKNPEPIIHTDGSVTLSADNGGKLASSEEGMSFYYQEMPADANFEIQARATIQNFNHTSPNNETQKSFGLMLKEDIGENGNSDKHSSNYVAIGGFGAKSPNPNDVRGLYKFAADKHTKLDPFSGINVPATNESYDLRIKKSGNVYVVTVNGVSEQIDLNQNLSSDKIYAGLYVAREAEITFSNYDIRVDTRTPSDLLIDTTLMKNTYLVNEDLDLNGMTVTAFYADGAQEILTELDYTVTGFNSSIAGMNQITIQFNGIARTIDLHIISLEVTGLMIKYFPAKTDYYVGDTFDPQGLVVEANYNNGYAIKELPSDQYEFAISGAQIPSSYVFNTPGSIEITVTSMETPSQSTTFNVEVKSTAITGLYIKQPPVTIDYFIGDKLDLNGLVVYAQYDDKTQVRLMKDEYTTSPLDSTTAGSKPVTITHKGKKAIFHVNVKVKELVGMEVTQYPKTLYYVLEDFDQTGLEVSKVYDNGDRVALTASEYAVDTISQFDNSKPGTYAIHIIPTDTKLQAIELSVTVREKTEVIWKSIRFGQSTSATNNKVTVHDDQSVTIEALGGSAGKVTGDHDGISFYYTEIDALEDNFELSADIKVVDYAKSSQDGQESFGIMARDAIGTANDSSVFASNIAAIGGYSGSTTGANGTQLFIRTGVTTPDGAGSQGIKASMLENVRPTANNTHPIQPYKLTLAKTNSGYSGNLNQGEEVIFFTPDILNAQDSKIYVGFYAARLATIEVSNIQFSVTATQTDPPKIEPPKQATEPEFEILSLAQTSDTDYELIIKSNVNGTVIVKEGQKVIAQDRSIESGKILSIPTLLPPNSNTNFSVTFLPDDTQELTSYDKIVRNFTVTTKSYLGDIYVSPSGTHDGSGSEGNPLDLDTAIQFVQPGQRIIMLDGKYVRNTSLKIKKYNDGKTGAMKTLIAEQGARPIIDFDKKSEGVVLSGSYWHIKGIDFTRSADNTKGFTVGGSYNIIENSNFYENGDTGLQISRTESSDNDITMWPSYNLILNNTSHDNVDPSNNNADGFAAKLTSGEGNIFRGCIAHNNIDDGWDLYTKAGTGAIGAVIIENSIAYNNGFLSDGKIGAGDKNGFKLGGEGIHVPHIIRNSIAFGNGANGFTSNSNPGVIARNNIAFNNAKGNISFTSYGNIQTDFTIDGFVSYQKDIKVRDSYPLALSSDANYMYNGTASVNKSGVELTDANFVSLVPVIPYTRDATGNIMMGDFMKWIAPQPKPGDDVDVPKGDETGNVSPVRNTDSSSIPPAIKGSLVKIITTLTGSTAHGKIDQTQLSRALAQATVDHRGMLQVEVEFPKTIGALGYELTLPTASISTSGKLQQIVVSTEIADVVLPGNMISHVDLTDSPTLALKIANADLNKLSAEVRKQIGNRPVIELSLTDANGNEIDFNNPDAPVKVTIPYQPAAEELELLEHITIWYVDNTGKPIAVPNGKYDAETGTVSFITTHFSQFGIVSVQKSFNDLVNFDWAKNEIEVLASKGVINGTSSITFSPSQNIKRADFIIMLIKALGLSATVDTNFPDIKPTAYYYDEVGIAKKLGIINGKANGMFDPTENITRQDMFLMTAKALRVADEWEDRVANLTELNGFTDRSDISSYAMEDVAQLVKAGLVKGDTHSRLHPLKHSTRAEAAMIIYQMDKSRQ from the coding sequence ATGCGCACACGAAAAAAGTTGTTAGCATGCTTGATGTCATTCATCTTGATATTACCTACGATATCTATCCCGGTGCTTGCTTCAGACTCAGATCCACCTGCAGGAATGATCAATATTACCAGTGATTGGCAAGGAAGTGTGTTTGGTGATGTTGGAGGACAAGATAAAATAACCGCAGAAAATTTTAACATTTGGGAGACTGGAAATGATACGGTTACGCTAAAAAGTGCGAATAACAGAGGGAAGATTTCAGATGGCACGGATGGGATTGCATATTATTATAAAGATGTTCCCATGGATGTTGACTATGAATTAACGGCGACAGCGACGGTTGATGCTTGGACCGCAAATAATCAAGTCTCATTCGGTATTATGCTACGAAATGAAGTATCAATCAACGTTAGTGATGCGGTGTATGGGCAAGGCGATTATGTAGCTGTAGGTGCGCTTGGTCAAACCATGAAGGGATTTACCCGTTTAAATACAAGCCAGAAGAAAGTAGATTTCAATAATCCGATTGATTTACCTGCACCTGCAGTGGGCCAAGTATACGATTTAAGTATTAAGAAATCTGGGAATAACTATATTTTAAAAGTTGGCGATGAAATAGTCGTTGAAGAAAATTTTATGAGTAGTATTCATTATGCAGGATTGTTTACAGCAAGGAATACAACGGTTACCTTTAGTAATGTTAATTTAAGCATTGAAGAACCAGCTGTAGTAAAGGATTGGGAATTTAGCGCATTTGGAGGAAATACTAGTGCTGTGAAGAATCCTGAACCTATCATTCATACAGACGGTTCGGTTACCTTGTCTGCAGATAATGGCGGAAAATTAGCTAGTTCAGAAGAGGGAATGTCTTTTTACTATCAGGAAATGCCTGCAGATGCCAACTTTGAAATTCAGGCTAGAGCCACGATCCAGAATTTTAATCATACATCTCCTAATAATGAAACCCAAAAGTCATTTGGTTTAATGCTGAAAGAAGACATAGGAGAGAATGGCAATTCAGATAAACACAGTTCCAATTACGTAGCTATCGGTGGGTTTGGTGCTAAGTCACCTAATCCAAATGACGTGAGAGGACTGTATAAATTCGCCGCCGATAAACATACCAAGCTTGACCCTTTCAGTGGGATTAATGTTCCTGCCACTAATGAGTCTTATGATTTGAGAATCAAAAAGTCGGGGAATGTTTATGTAGTAACGGTGAACGGTGTTAGTGAACAAATAGATCTTAACCAAAACCTATCCAGTGATAAAATTTATGCGGGATTGTATGTTGCTAGAGAAGCTGAAATCACTTTCAGTAACTATGATATCCGAGTGGATACAAGAACGCCTTCCGATTTATTAATAGACACAACATTGATGAAGAACACCTATTTAGTTAATGAAGATTTAGACTTAAATGGGATGACTGTAACAGCATTTTACGCTGATGGTGCCCAAGAAATTCTAACGGAGTTAGATTATACGGTTACAGGTTTTAATAGCAGTATAGCTGGCATGAACCAAATAACCATTCAATTCAATGGGATAGCAAGGACGATTGATCTGCACATTATTTCATTAGAAGTGACAGGTTTAATGATTAAGTATTTCCCCGCAAAAACAGACTACTATGTAGGTGACACTTTTGATCCGCAAGGCTTGGTAGTAGAAGCAAATTACAATAACGGATATGCCATAAAAGAATTACCTAGCGATCAATACGAGTTCGCCATATCAGGCGCGCAGATCCCATCTTCTTATGTGTTCAATACACCAGGTTCGATAGAGATTACTGTCACATCTATGGAAACACCTTCACAATCAACAACTTTTAACGTGGAAGTTAAAAGCACAGCCATAACAGGGTTATATATCAAGCAACCGCCTGTTACAATAGATTATTTTATCGGTGATAAGCTAGATCTCAACGGATTAGTCGTATATGCCCAATATGATGATAAGACCCAAGTTAGACTTATGAAAGACGAATACACAACCTCACCTCTTGATTCTACTACGGCTGGATCTAAGCCTGTAACTATTACTCATAAAGGGAAGAAGGCTATCTTTCATGTGAATGTAAAGGTGAAGGAGCTTGTTGGAATGGAAGTTACTCAATATCCTAAGACACTCTATTATGTTTTAGAAGATTTTGATCAAACAGGATTGGAAGTTTCTAAAGTATATGACAATGGAGACAGAGTGGCTTTAACAGCAAGCGAATATGCAGTTGATACGATATCACAATTTGACAATTCTAAACCAGGAACATATGCCATCCATATTATTCCCACAGATACAAAACTTCAGGCGATCGAACTATCTGTCACTGTAAGAGAAAAGACAGAAGTGATATGGAAATCAATTAGATTCGGTCAATCTACATCTGCTACCAATAATAAAGTGACGGTTCACGACGATCAATCCGTTACAATCGAAGCGCTGGGAGGTAGTGCTGGAAAAGTTACTGGTGATCACGATGGGATATCATTCTACTATACTGAGATTGATGCTCTAGAAGATAATTTTGAATTATCCGCAGATATTAAAGTCGTTGATTATGCCAAAAGCTCTCAGGATGGTCAAGAGTCATTCGGAATCATGGCTAGAGATGCCATTGGTACAGCTAATGATAGCAGTGTGTTCGCTTCCAATATCGCAGCAATCGGTGGTTACAGTGGTTCAACAACAGGAGCGAATGGAACTCAGTTATTCATCAGAACGGGTGTTACAACACCAGACGGTGCGGGAAGCCAAGGCATTAAAGCAAGCATGTTAGAAAATGTAAGACCTACAGCTAATAATACACATCCAATACAGCCTTATAAACTCACATTGGCCAAAACGAATAGTGGCTATAGCGGGAATTTAAATCAGGGAGAAGAAGTGATATTCTTTACTCCGGATATTTTAAATGCACAAGATTCAAAAATTTATGTTGGGTTCTATGCTGCTCGATTAGCAACAATTGAAGTCAGTAACATCCAATTCTCAGTTACAGCAACACAGACTGATCCTCCGAAAATTGAACCGCCTAAGCAGGCTACAGAACCTGAATTTGAGATTCTTTCGTTAGCCCAAACATCCGATACGGATTACGAATTAATCATTAAATCAAATGTCAATGGAACAGTTATCGTAAAAGAGGGGCAAAAGGTCATTGCACAGGATCGATCAATTGAATCTGGTAAAATCCTGTCCATACCAACCTTACTTCCTCCAAATAGCAATACCAACTTCAGCGTCACGTTCTTACCAGACGACACACAGGAATTAACCTCATATGACAAAATAGTTCGCAATTTTACAGTTACAACTAAATCTTATCTTGGTGATATCTATGTATCGCCATCGGGGACACATGACGGATCAGGATCGGAAGGTAATCCACTAGATTTAGATACAGCCATCCAATTTGTTCAACCAGGTCAGAGGATTATCATGCTTGATGGCAAATATGTCCGCAATACAAGTCTCAAGATTAAGAAATATAATGATGGTAAAACTGGAGCAATGAAAACGTTAATTGCAGAACAAGGAGCACGACCAATCATAGATTTCGATAAAAAGTCAGAAGGGGTTGTTCTAAGCGGTAGTTATTGGCATATCAAAGGTATTGATTTCACACGTTCCGCAGACAATACGAAAGGATTTACCGTCGGTGGTAGCTATAACATCATTGAAAATAGCAATTTTTATGAGAATGGAGATACAGGGCTACAAATTAGCCGCACCGAGAGCTCAGATAACGATATCACGATGTGGCCATCGTATAATCTTATCCTGAACAATACATCACATGATAACGTAGACCCCTCGAATAATAATGCGGATGGTTTTGCTGCTAAGCTTACATCTGGTGAGGGGAATATTTTTAGAGGGTGTATTGCGCATAACAATATAGATGATGGTTGGGATTTATACACAAAAGCAGGAACAGGAGCAATTGGAGCAGTTATCATTGAGAACAGCATCGCTTATAATAATGGATTCTTGTCAGATGGAAAGATAGGAGCTGGAGATAAGAATGGCTTCAAACTTGGCGGCGAAGGGATCCATGTTCCGCACATCATTCGTAACAGCATCGCATTTGGAAATGGTGCTAATGGTTTTACCAGCAATAGTAATCCTGGAGTAATTGCAAGGAATAACATTGCATTTAATAATGCTAAAGGAAATATTAGCTTCACGTCATACGGTAATATCCAAACTGATTTTACGATTGACGGATTCGTTTCCTATCAGAAAGATATTAAGGTCAGAGACAGTTATCCTTTAGCATTAAGCTCTGATGCGAACTACATGTATAACGGAACAGCATCTGTCAATAAATCAGGTGTAGAACTCACTGACGCTAACTTTGTAAGTTTAGTACCAGTCATTCCTTACACAAGAGATGCTACAGGCAATATCATGATGGGAGACTTCATGAAATGGATTGCACCACAACCCAAACCTGGGGATGATGTTGATGTACCCAAAGGTGATGAAACAGGAAACGTAAGTCCAGTACGAAATACGGATTCATCAAGTATTCCTCCAGCCATTAAGGGTAGTTTGGTTAAAATTATTACTACATTAACGGGTTCCACAGCACACGGTAAGATAGATCAGACTCAACTGAGTAGGGCATTAGCGCAAGCCACTGTTGATCATAGAGGCATGTTACAAGTGGAAGTTGAATTTCCAAAGACGATAGGAGCCCTCGGGTATGAATTGACGTTACCAACGGCATCCATATCGACAAGTGGAAAGCTACAGCAAATTGTTGTGTCCACGGAAATCGCCGATGTTGTACTACCAGGAAATATGATAAGTCATGTAGACTTGACTGATTCTCCGACCTTAGCGTTAAAAATTGCAAACGCTGATCTCAATAAATTATCTGCGGAGGTACGTAAGCAAATCGGCAACCGTCCTGTAATCGAGCTTAGCCTAACAGACGCTAATGGGAACGAAATAGATTTCAATAATCCAGACGCACCCGTTAAGGTAACTATTCCATATCAACCTGCAGCAGAGGAACTCGAACTACTGGAGCATATAACGATCTGGTATGTTGATAATACAGGAAAGCCGATTGCAGTTCCTAATGGGAAATATGATGCCGAAACAGGCACAGTATCTTTCATAACAACCCATTTCAGCCAATTTGGTATTGTATCTGTGCAGAAGTCTTTTAATGATCTGGTTAATTTCGATTGGGCGAAAAATGAAATTGAAGTATTGGCGTCTAAAGGTGTGATAAATGGAACATCGTCGATTACCTTCTCGCCAAGTCAGAATATTAAACGTGCTGACTTTATTATCATGCTGATAAAGGCGTTAGGTCTTTCTGCAACAGTGGATACGAATTTCCCTGATATTAAACCTACTGCATATTATTATGATGAAGTCGGAATTGCCAAGAAACTCGGTATCATAAATGGCAAAGCTAATGGAATGTTTGATCCAACGGAGAATATAACAAGACAAGATATGTTCTTAATGACAGCCAAAGCGCTTCGAGTAGCGGATGAATGGGAAGATCGTGTAGCAAATTTAACTGAATTGAATGGGTTCACCGATCGTTCTGACATTTCTTCCTATGCCATGGAGGACGTAGCGCAGTTGGTTAAGGCGGGCTTGGTCAAAGGTGATACTCATTCCAGACTGCATCCACTTAAACATTCAACAAGAGCAGAGGCAGCTATGATCATTTACCAAATGGATAAATCACGGCAATAA
- a CDS encoding amidohydrolase — protein MGKCWWNGTIYTMQNEGDTVEVVYTEHGIIVATGSKEVIEVEYDGQIEEWVDLQGGTMFPGFVDSHMHLIGYGETFLKLDLSNMNSKEEVLQAIADRSVTVPRGSWIIAEGWNENRWLDASPITRDQLDAIAPHHPVLLRRICRHLLVVNTPAMKAVPIDTERTEYGIHSGIFKDSDQDIILNAVPQVTESYIQEALRVAIQHAWSQGVVGGHTEDLSYYGSCSNVLRVYQKVIHEDSMNFRAHLLVHHSVVGEWRNADEKLLTKSSYLEFGAMKIFADGALGGRTALLSIPYADEPSTNGLAIHSDEELAQLVSQARSYGLPIAVHAIGDLAAEKVIAAIERHPACDGAIDRLIHGQILGGSTIERMKNLPLVIDIQPTFVASDFPWVVDRIGQDTDLQLYAWKTLLDHGLRCAGGSDAPIEQVSPLFGMHAAVTRMKPDDSTETIYQLEERLSMFEAISLYTTGSANASGHEYDRGKIREGYSADFTILTMDPFLNKPSKLLTDCIGMTVVGEKVVYRNHE, from the coding sequence ATGGGTAAATGCTGGTGGAACGGAACAATCTATACGATGCAAAATGAAGGGGACACGGTAGAAGTTGTATATACCGAACATGGGATAATTGTTGCAACCGGAAGCAAAGAAGTGATAGAAGTGGAATATGATGGGCAAATCGAAGAATGGGTTGATTTGCAAGGTGGAACGATGTTTCCTGGATTTGTTGACAGCCATATGCACTTGATTGGATATGGGGAAACTTTTCTTAAGCTAGATCTATCGAATATGAATAGTAAAGAGGAAGTGCTTCAAGCTATTGCAGATCGAAGTGTAACAGTGCCACGGGGTTCATGGATTATAGCTGAGGGATGGAATGAGAATCGCTGGTTAGACGCTAGTCCTATCACAAGAGATCAATTAGATGCCATTGCACCACATCATCCAGTCCTGTTAAGACGCATTTGTCGTCATTTGTTAGTTGTGAATACACCGGCTATGAAGGCTGTACCAATAGATACTGAAAGAACGGAATACGGAATACATAGCGGGATCTTTAAAGATAGTGATCAAGATATCATCCTTAATGCAGTGCCTCAAGTAACGGAATCTTATATACAAGAAGCATTGCGAGTAGCTATTCAACATGCCTGGAGTCAAGGAGTTGTTGGAGGTCATACCGAAGATTTAAGTTATTATGGAAGTTGCTCCAATGTATTACGTGTTTATCAGAAGGTCATTCACGAGGATTCCATGAATTTCAGAGCGCATTTATTAGTACATCATTCGGTTGTTGGGGAATGGCGGAACGCGGATGAGAAGTTGCTAACTAAGTCCTCATATTTGGAATTCGGGGCGATGAAGATATTCGCAGATGGCGCATTGGGAGGACGAACAGCATTACTGAGTATTCCATATGCGGATGAACCCAGCACCAACGGGCTAGCCATACATTCGGATGAAGAACTAGCGCAGTTAGTAAGCCAAGCACGATCATATGGTTTACCGATTGCCGTCCATGCGATTGGAGATTTGGCTGCAGAGAAAGTCATTGCAGCGATTGAACGTCATCCTGCTTGCGATGGAGCGATAGATCGGTTAATTCATGGACAAATATTAGGAGGAAGTACGATTGAACGAATGAAGAATCTTCCTCTCGTGATAGATATTCAACCCACCTTTGTCGCATCTGATTTTCCTTGGGTTGTGGATCGCATTGGACAAGACACTGACCTTCAATTATATGCTTGGAAAACATTGCTTGATCATGGACTCCGTTGTGCAGGTGGATCTGACGCTCCAATTGAACAAGTCTCACCTCTGTTTGGAATGCATGCAGCTGTGACTAGAATGAAACCAGATGATTCAACGGAAACGATCTATCAATTAGAAGAACGCCTAAGTATGTTCGAAGCCATTTCTTTGTATACAACAGGAAGTGCCAATGCAAGTGGTCATGAATATGATCGTGGAAAGATCAGAGAAGGATATAGTGCAGACTTCACCATATTAACTATGGACCCTTTTCTCAATAAACCTAGTAAATTGTTAACGGATTGTATCGGAATGACCGTGGTTGGCGAAAAAGTTGTATATCGTAATCATGAATAG
- a CDS encoding GNAT family N-acetyltransferase, translating into MDMRLERVPKENKVIIDHMMQFYLYDFTEFLDIDLEATGKFTAYPDLDTFWELATGKYVFLISADGKPGGFAMVERPFDPVEGEYYMTEFFIMKKYRRSGLGSWAAKELFQTFKGTWKVTQMRNNTPAQKFWQKVIGNYTGGRYTQKSRPNNGNLSQYFKS; encoded by the coding sequence ATGGATATGAGATTAGAACGCGTTCCCAAAGAGAATAAAGTGATTATCGATCATATGATGCAATTCTATTTATATGATTTCACAGAATTCTTAGATATTGATCTTGAAGCAACAGGAAAATTCACAGCATACCCAGATTTAGATACCTTTTGGGAGCTTGCTACAGGTAAATATGTTTTTTTGATTTCGGCGGATGGGAAACCAGGAGGATTCGCAATGGTAGAGAGACCCTTTGATCCGGTAGAAGGTGAATATTACATGACGGAGTTTTTTATTATGAAGAAATATCGGCGGAGCGGGTTAGGGAGTTGGGCAGCGAAAGAACTGTTTCAGACCTTCAAGGGAACGTGGAAAGTAACTCAGATGAGAAATAACACTCCGGCGCAGAAATTTTGGCAGAAAGTGATAGGTAACTACACCGGAGGTAGGTATACTCAAAAGTCACGTCCTAATAATGGGAATCTTAGCCAGTATTTCAAGTCTTAA
- the xerS gene encoding tyrosine recombinase XerS: MNIQKELDRKQLDEKVLGMPWFVQQFIDYKLPDLSPSTLLEYIRDYQTFFNWLRGELLSEADHTSKVTLTELEMLRMENIVSYRLYLTTRREGANSKVTISRKLSSLRSLFHYLSQIAEDENFYPLLKRNIMAKVEVKRIHKPKDTAAKLKGKILEDEELLEFIGYILEGYGIDVADNKQALYSYELNKERDACIASLILNSGLRVSEIINLNLEDLDFNNKLLYIFRKGNNDETYKTPVYFREQAKDDLALYLSLRQPRYHPPKKEKALFLTIPNGQHEGKRMTKRAVQAMIIKYASRFGKPFLTVHKLRHSFATDYYLQNDIYKTKEQLGHASTETTEVYAHLTDKTMSEAIERRSDSF; this comes from the coding sequence GTGAACATACAAAAAGAACTTGATCGCAAACAGCTAGACGAGAAGGTTCTCGGGATGCCTTGGTTCGTACAACAGTTTATTGACTATAAATTACCCGATTTATCTCCATCAACACTTCTAGAATATATAAGAGATTATCAAACCTTCTTTAATTGGCTGCGTGGTGAATTACTATCTGAGGCCGATCATACCTCCAAAGTGACTTTAACTGAACTCGAAATGCTCCGCATGGAGAATATCGTGAGTTACCGACTTTATTTAACAACTCGACGAGAAGGTGCAAATTCCAAAGTAACGATATCTCGTAAGTTATCTTCTCTGCGATCTCTCTTTCATTATCTGAGTCAGATTGCCGAAGATGAGAATTTCTACCCTTTATTAAAACGAAATATTATGGCGAAAGTCGAAGTGAAACGAATTCACAAACCGAAGGATACCGCAGCTAAACTCAAAGGTAAGATTCTTGAGGACGAAGAATTATTAGAATTTATAGGATATATTCTTGAAGGTTACGGAATTGATGTCGCTGATAACAAGCAGGCTCTCTATTCCTATGAACTAAACAAAGAACGAGATGCCTGTATCGCAAGTCTGATCTTGAACTCTGGCTTACGAGTCTCCGAGATCATCAATTTGAACTTAGAAGACTTAGATTTCAACAACAAATTACTTTACATATTCCGAAAAGGTAATAATGATGAAACATATAAAACACCCGTCTATTTTCGTGAACAAGCCAAGGATGATCTCGCATTATATCTTAGCCTAAGACAACCCCGTTACCATCCACCTAAGAAGGAAAAGGCTCTCTTCCTCACGATTCCGAATGGACAACATGAGGGTAAACGAATGACGAAGCGCGCTGTACAAGCCATGATAATTAAATATGCATCGAGGTTCGGCAAGCCATTTCTAACGGTACATAAGCTACGACATTCATTCGCGACAGACTATTATCTACAGAATGATATTTACAAGACGAAGGAGCAGTTGGGGCATGCTTCTACAGAAACCACCGAAGTTTATGCTCATCTAACGGATAAGACGATGTCTGAGGCGATTGAGCGTCGTTCTGATTCCTTCTAA
- a CDS encoding DUF4247 domain-containing protein encodes MKKRSVLSIKLLVVLSLMVSLLSGCGIGSFENVLSGSLTESYPLESVNKDGNATSYVYRAVGQTVPEVAKELSEERKPDEISVEDKERMFLVYSNELYHLQQDPDKPEDTLIELDSKEYVQKNYNSSFLQGYITASIIGSLFDSIGGSGTYRGYSSKDVYKPSQGTYRQATANDKKIIAPLTVEKKGAITRRGSTSTSSSSKSDDSVLNRGSSSTTKGSISRGSGDSSSKSSIFGSSKSKISKPKTRIGSGKISRRGRR; translated from the coding sequence GTGAAGAAACGATCGGTTCTTTCAATAAAATTATTGGTAGTTCTGAGTTTAATGGTCTCATTATTAAGCGGTTGTGGAATAGGTTCATTTGAGAATGTATTATCAGGGAGTCTAACGGAATCATATCCTCTTGAATCTGTGAATAAAGATGGTAATGCAACTTCTTATGTATATAGAGCCGTAGGTCAGACCGTACCAGAGGTTGCTAAAGAACTATCAGAGGAACGTAAGCCAGATGAAATATCTGTCGAAGATAAAGAGCGGATGTTCCTCGTATACAGCAATGAATTGTATCATTTACAACAGGATCCAGACAAACCTGAGGATACATTGATCGAATTAGATTCCAAGGAATATGTGCAAAAGAATTATAATTCGAGCTTCTTGCAAGGATACATCACAGCAAGTATCATTGGCAGTCTATTTGATTCAATAGGTGGAAGTGGTACTTATCGTGGATACTCCAGTAAAGACGTCTACAAACCGAGCCAGGGTACTTACCGTCAAGCGACGGCCAATGACAAGAAAATCATAGCCCCACTGACCGTTGAGAAAAAAGGAGCAATTACAAGACGTGGAAGTACCAGTACTTCCAGTAGCAGTAAATCAGATGACAGTGTTCTCAATAGAGGATCTTCTTCTACTACGAAGGGTAGCATTAGTAGAGGAAGTGGTGATAGCAGCAGTAAAAGTAGTATATTTGGATCTTCTAAATCCAAGATTAGTAAACCAAAAACAAGAATTGGATCTGGAAAAATTAGCAGGCGAGGGCGAAGATAG
- a CDS encoding DUF4178 domain-containing protein, which translates to MSLLKRVKNLFAKPVPVIREKSMLGLAPGDICEVSLVTYEVVGRVHNRSRNAVVLTLQDGQNIEYLHIEEREKLLYGLYKPIDGRLDNPNEVPSIIDLDDISYHLEEEYDGNVLVVGRSPFMQGGEQHVWQYQSDNNQLLRIEWQNGRIMMYEGEQVIPADVKVIRAS; encoded by the coding sequence ATGAGTCTATTAAAAAGAGTAAAAAACCTATTTGCTAAACCTGTACCTGTAATCCGTGAGAAAAGTATGCTCGGACTTGCACCAGGTGATATATGTGAAGTGTCTCTAGTGACATACGAAGTGGTGGGAAGAGTCCACAATCGCAGTCGGAATGCTGTTGTACTTACGTTACAAGACGGGCAGAATATCGAATATCTTCATATCGAAGAACGTGAAAAGTTACTGTACGGGTTATATAAGCCAATTGATGGTAGGTTGGATAATCCGAATGAGGTTCCAAGTATCATAGATTTAGATGATATTTCCTATCATTTAGAAGAAGAATACGACGGGAATGTGCTGGTTGTTGGGAGATCACCCTTTATGCAAGGTGGAGAGCAACATGTATGGCAGTATCAATCGGATAACAATCAATTGCTCCGGATCGAATGGCAGAATGGACGCATTATGATGTATGAAGGTGAACAAGTGATACCAGCAGACGTTAAAGTCATTCGCGCAAGCTAG
- a CDS encoding DUF350 domain-containing protein: protein MDFEYILRVLVWTGVGSVLLCFLLYVDSLFTKYKDFEEVKNGNMAVTTRMILKLLAQGYILSVSISTSVELLEAIVVSVISFIVLLILEGIVRIILKNWVKMDLDLGTQQGKLGYGLFAGSLHIVGALIITACL from the coding sequence ATGGATTTTGAATATATTCTAAGAGTGTTGGTCTGGACAGGTGTTGGTTCGGTGCTATTATGCTTTCTATTATATGTAGATTCATTATTTACGAAGTACAAGGATTTTGAAGAAGTGAAGAATGGCAACATGGCCGTTACGACTAGGATGATCTTGAAGCTACTTGCACAAGGGTACATTCTATCGGTTTCAATCTCGACATCCGTTGAATTGCTTGAAGCGATCGTGGTCTCGGTTATATCCTTTATCGTACTTCTGATATTGGAAGGTATTGTACGTATTATACTGAAGAATTGGGTCAAGATGGATCTCGACCTAGGAACACAACAAGGGAAATTAGGGTATGGATTGTTCGCAGGTTCATTGCATATTGTCGGAGCATTAATAATAACTGCCTGTCTGTAA